Genomic segment of Arachis hypogaea cultivar Tifrunner chromosome 16, arahy.Tifrunner.gnm2.J5K5, whole genome shotgun sequence:
GGGAAAGCGACAGAGAACGAAGAAGAAGGAGCCGACCACAACAAGAACACCGTCGAGAAAGGGCGAGGAGAAGCCGGCCTAACAGAGAGCACATCAGGGAGAGACCGAGGAGAACCCGACAACTGGTGGTCATGGGAGCGACCCCTTTCCACCACTCGATCCTCGGAGTACGACTGCCGAAGCACTTTGATAAGCCGACATATATGAGGTACGACGGTACTCAAGATCCCCAGGAacatctaacggccttcgaggccaggatgaacctggaaggggTAGGCGACGAAGTAAGGTGCCGGGCTTTCCTAGTAACCTTAGCCGAGCCATCGATTCATTGGTTTAATGCCCTTTTCCAGGGCTCCATAACCACGTTTGCCGACATCAGTCGCGCCTTCTTGGCCCAGTTCACCACGTGTATCGCCAAAGCGAAACACCCGATTAATCTGCTAGGAGTGACTCAACGAACCGACGAGCTGACCAGGAAGTACCTGGACAGATTCAATGATGAGTGCCTGCAGATTGACGGCTTAATCGATTCGGTGGCCAGTTTGTTCTTAACCAATGGGCTACTAAATGCGAATTTCAGAAAACACCTTACCACCAAGCCCGTCTGGACAATGCAGGAAATTCAGAACGTAGCCAGGGAATATATCAATGATGAAGAAGTAAGTCAGGTCGTGGCAGCCAATAAACGGTAACCCGCATACTCTAATGCCCGCCCATCCGGCGGCGGGGAAAGGTCCAAGGAACACTCCAGAGACAGAGGATCGGCCAAGACTTTCAAGCCCTTTCCCCGCGTTGGGAAGTTCACCAACTGCACCCCCTAGCGGCTCCAATCGTTGAGGTCTTTCAGCAGATCGCCGACAAGGGCATCTTGTCGAAGCCCCGACAACTCAAGGACAGgacgggaggaaacaagaacctctatTGTGATTATCACAAGGGTTATGGCCACAAGACCCAAGACTGTTTTGACCTGAAAGATGCCT
This window contains:
- the LOC112757451 gene encoding uncharacterized protein, translating into MRYDGTQDPQEHLTAFEARMNLEGVGDEVRCRAFLVTLAEPSIHWFNALFQGSITTFADISRAFLAQFTTCIAKAKHPINLLGVTQRTDELTRKYLDRFNDECLQIDGLIDSVASLFLTNGLLNANFRKHLTTKPVWTMQEIQNVAREYINDEEQIADKGILSKPRQLKDRTGGNKNLYCDYHKGYGHKTQDCFDLKDALEQAIREGKLAEFSHLIREPRRRNRSTEDKSQTIRQKREPEKDSERGLTVVNEVIGRDVPLRSKSASKKDIKVLSMSSGPTPTVWRVPSISFGLEDQRFDEVAENPPMVITARVGTGLVRQILVDTGVDSNIMFCNVFDALGLRDTDLRGHQHGVVGLGDNFIKPDGVVSSRSRLAEAGGRGR